A DNA window from Phyllostomus discolor isolate MPI-MPIP mPhyDis1 chromosome X, mPhyDis1.pri.v3, whole genome shotgun sequence contains the following coding sequences:
- the LOC118498394 gene encoding LOW QUALITY PROTEIN: nuclear RNA export factor 5-like (The sequence of the model RefSeq protein was modified relative to this genomic sequence to represent the inferred CDS: substituted 1 base at 1 genomic stop codon) produces MDMDNSVGIDHRETEKKTQDAITERWFKITFHYVQHWALFFVQGASAASTLMDVSYKICNEENLKVYTYLVNAFAVPYSVQDKLQPKXIEQLKLTVSKQYNVSQKALDLQSLRYDPGFMYLYVNIILNHRNHMTATLEIIKSSFSKLLFLNLCKIKLYHLDGLSYIVQIGPIIRILNLSKNELNSTWELGKIKGLKLKELCLEGNPLCDTFPDQPTYIRSV; encoded by the exons atggacatggacaacagcgtggggATTGACCAT agagaaacagagaagaaaacacaagatGCAATCACAGAGAGATGGTTCAAGATCACA TTCCACTATGTTCAACACTGGGCCCTGTTCTTTGTCCAGGGTGCTAGTGCTGCTTCTACATTGATGGATGTCAGCTACAAAATTTGTAATGAGGAGAATCTAAAGGTAT ATACCTACCTAGTCAATGCTTTTGCTGTACCCTACTCTGTGCAGGATAAGTTGCAgccaaaataaatagaacagcTAAAG CTGACTGTGAGCAAACAATATAATGTCTCCCAGAAAGCTCTTGATCTCCAGAGTCTACGCTATGACCCAG GCTTCATGTATCTCTATGTTAATATAATTCTGAATCATAGAAACCACATGACTGCCACCTTAGAGATCATCAAA tcttctttctcaaaactgttgTTCCTCAATTTGTGCAAGATCAAACTGTACCATCTGGATGGCCTGTCTTATATTGTACAGATAGGCCCCATAATCAGGATCCTGAACCTATCCAAAAATG AGCTTAATTCCACCTGGGAGTTGGGGAAGATCAAAGGCCTGAAGCTCAAAGAGCTGTGTCTGGAAGGGAACCCCTTGTGTGACACGTTCCCAGACCAACCCACCTACATAAGGTCAGTGTGA